From Penicillium psychrofluorescens genome assembly, chromosome: 6, one genomic window encodes:
- a CDS encoding uncharacterized protein (ID:PFLUO_009460-T1.cds;~source:funannotate) → MWTRYAAATAPPAFSIKPDQPYAELWMGTHPSNPSFDASTSQTLLQIINDKDSLLSPSIVAQYGRELPFLFKILSIQDALSIQAHPDKTLAKQLHARDPTNYPDENHKPEMAIAVTPFEALCGFRPLDEIAHFLEQVPTLRTLVGEDDSSSFQQAAAVYDKNMSHGARETGKKALQMIFSKLMNSSESSIESASRALVESAKIEGESFAGGGVPSTSGAVLSELIARLYGQFGPDHGLFVLFFTNFVTLPPGGALYLQADDIHAYISGDIVECMATSDNVVRAGFTARFKDVPTLVDMLTYNYAPIEEQTMEPAEYLKAALNKKAASNGSFITIYDPPIDEFAVARSVLKGQGAAVTYPQMDGPSIMICTRGEGRITVGSITMDVQEGYVFFVGAAAECALEAQSDNKDFEMYRAFCEIK, encoded by the exons ATGTGGA CTAGATATGCTGCCGCTACTGCTCCGCCTGCTTTCTCGATCAAGCCTGATCAACCATACGCAGAG CTATGGATGGGCACTCACCCTTCAAACCCGTCTTTTGATGCTTCCACTTCTCAGACGCTTCTCCAAATTATCAACGACAAAGACAGTCTTCTGTCCCCATCTATCGTAGCTCAATATGGCCGCGAGCTTCCATTCTTATTCAAGATTTTGTCAATCCAGGACGCGCTTTCAATTCAAGCCCATCCCGACAAGACACTGGCCAAGCAGTTGCACGCCCGTGATCCAACCAATTATCCTGATGAAAATCACAAGCCCGAGATGGCGATTGCCGTGACCCCCTTTGAGGCCCTCTGTGGCTTCAGACCGTTGGATGAAATTGCCCACTTCCTCGAGCAAGTGCCGACACTCAGAACCCTTGTTGGGGAGGACGATTCAAGTTCTTTCCAACAAGCTGCCGCAGTTTACGACAAGAACATGAGCCATGGTGCTAGGGAGACTGGCAAAAAGGCCCTACAGATGATTTTCAGCAAGTTAATGAATTCATCAGAGTCATCTATTGAGTCCGCCTCAAGGGCTTTAGTTGAATCGGCCAAGATTGAAGGCGAAAGCTTTGCTGGAGGGGGAGTGCCTTCAACTTCAGGTGCCGTTCTATCTGAGTTGATTGCTCGACTTTACGGACAATTTGGGCCCGACCATGGCCTGTTCGTGCTGTTCTTCACCAACTTTGTCACCTTGCCTCCCGGCGGGGCATTGTACCTCCAGGCGGACGATATCCATGCTTATATTTCAGGAGATATTGTTGAGTGTATGGCGACATCGGACAATGTCGTCCGTGCAGGATTTACAGCGCGCTTCAAGGATGTGCCAACATTGGTTGATATGTTGACCTACAACTACGCACCAATTGAGGAACAAACTATGGAGCCCGCTGAATATCTCAAGGCTGCCCTGAATAAAAAGGCAGCCAGCAACGGTTCTTTTATCACCATCTATGATCCTCCTATTGACGAGTTTGCTGTTGCACGCTCCGTCCTTAAAGGTCAGGGTGCTGCAGTGACATACCCACAGATGGATGGTCCAAGCATCATGATATGCACCAGAGGAGAGGGCAGAATTACTGTTGGCTCCATAACTATGGATGTTCAAGAAGGCTATGTCTTTTTTGTTGGCGCTGCAGCGGAGTGTGCTCTTGAAGCTCAGAGCGACAACAAAGATTTCGAAATGTACAGGGCGTTCTGTGAGATCAAATAA
- a CDS encoding uncharacterized protein (ID:PFLUO_009461-T1.cds;~source:funannotate), with amino-acid sequence MTPEDDKHVLGGSIYLVPDLRRDERFNELNMVTGSPKARFYAGAPIISPKGITIGSYCIIDDEPRSGLDALSIKFLQDMASTVMTHLDMARYKAEHHRAERMVVGFGSFVEGKATLRNEWVQATGLRLNEQRNDEGHLNVQQQNAQIKSGLLTAVNTRLSSPPPELQASSQSISEQFASSNLYGGPSPTFPSRPSPSPLTIQSDKSSESSVDQMSNSNKAETETSFSVRSTASTENLQEDMLSAGVRQVFSRAANIIRESIEVEGVTFFDASIGSYGGLVSDTKRKGPGSNSGSSESSPGSSDDSTGPDSQGSSTASAGKDTRPENTTVCEILGFSTSATSSINHESKGKLVLRELLLKALLRRYPKGKIFNFSEEGSLSSDESSDGPWKNRMKDDGPNAIATDLPGGRGRKSRKKTCRAMLKEDGDALIQLVPGARSIALLPMWDSHRARWFSGALVWTNTPRRVFTSETELTYLLAFGNNIMAEVHRLDVEMSENAKTNLVSSISHELRSPLHGILGTSEILRDTAMSALQHGLVHTIESCGRTLLDTINHLLDFSKINNFRKVGSNNAIHKRKSPSRRSKITDPSSHSVDPSRRTRHRGMISLKSNIHLDAVLEEVIESIFAGHSFYQSPQRSIAVHHPNDMAVGILGSFQKADQVSIILDIDEAAEWQFFTQIGAWRRIMMNIFGNALKYTKTGFIFVKLAASPVTPSKNAVPGGPSDFKVSLTVKDTGQGMSMEYLQNGLFTPFTQENSLAPGNGLGLSIVHQAVRSMGGNIEVSSLPGRGTEVSIGVTLSHVPTPNAKFNSSEPEPILKVKHVIRGATVGLLELGSPDVSERDTILRTSLEKLCKNWFEMSVHVVSTSDDAIPSYDFFIAVQTDTNPVNTWESWLSKTQNYPHSNGESQRIPIVVICGSPEAAHLMFVAANRSNHKAIVEFISQPCGPRKLAKALNICIRRQQCGDPLTGRDSRVDQLSGIENNSLTDSPPIFREDIEVQSTEDKIVLQKDKADAGSKATDHGYFNLDETEASRQPKNTTISRNDSDALSLPNRESLPKMEEESTLAVLLVEDNDINLQILIAHMKKEGYQYTTARNGLEALDTFKAHPTQFGVVLMGKFFF; translated from the coding sequence ATGACACCAGAGGACGACAAACATGTTTTAGGGGGAAGTATATATCTGGTACCTGATTTGCGCAGGGATGAGCGGTTCAACGAATTGAATATGGTCACCGGCTCTCCCAAAGCAAGGTTCTATGCAGGTGCCCCCATAATCAGCCCTAAAGGCATCACAATTGGATCCTATTGCATAATCGATGATGAGCCACGATCCGGATTGGATGCCCTTTCGATCAAGTTCCTACAAGACATGGCATCAACCGTCATGACCCACCTGGACATGGCCCGCTACAAAGCGGAGCATCACCGTGCAGAGAGAATGGTTGTGGGCTTCGGAAGTTTCGTGGAAGGTAAGGCGACGCTCCGCAATGAGTGGGTACAGGCCACTGGACTACGCCTGAATGAACAACGAAACGACGAAGGCCACTTGAATGTACAGCAGCAAAATGCACAAATTAAGTCTGGTCTGCTCACAGCCGTCAACACCCGCCTGTCATCCCCGCCGCCGGAGTTACAAGCAAGTTCACAAAGTATTTCTGAGCAATTCGCATCTTCCAATTTGTATGGTGGGCCATCGCCGACCTTTCCCTCAAGACCGTCTCCCTCGCCGTTAACGATCCAGTCCGACAAGAGCTCAGAATCCAGTGTCGATCAGATGTCCAATTCCAACAAGGCCGAAACAGAGACTAGTTTCTCCGTCCGAAGCACGGCATCGACTGAGAATCTACAAGAAGACATGTTGTCTGCTGGAGTTCGACAGGTTTTTTCCCGAGCGGCTAACATTATTCGGGAGTCGATAGAGGTCGAAGGCGTGACTTTTTTCGATGCGAGCATCGGGTCTTATGGTGGTCTTGTCAGCGATACGAAAAGAAAGGGGCCAGGCTCAAATAGTGGTAGTTCGGAAAGCTCCCCGGGCAGCAGCGACGACAGCACCGGACCTGATTCCCAGGGAAGCTCTACTGCATCAGCCGGGAAAGACACCAGGCCAGAGAACACGACCGTATGTGAAATCCTAGGCTTCTCGACTTCGGCTACATCCAGTATCAACCATGAATCGAAAGGAAAACTTGTTCTTCGGGAACTATTGTTGAAAGCTCTTCTGCGGCGTTACCCAAAAGGCAAGATCTTCAATTTCAGCGAAGAGGGGTCGCTGTCCTCGGACGAAAGCAGTGACGGACCCTGGAAAAACAGGATGAAAGATGATGGTCCAAACGCGATCGCCACTGACCTCCCcggtggaagaggaagaaaatcccgGAAAAAGACGTGCAGGGCTATGCTCaaagaggatggagatgccctTATTCAACTCGTTCCGGGCGCTCGCAGCATCGCTCTCCTGCCAATGTGGGACTCACACCGAGCTCGATGGTTCTCCGGCGCTCTGGTATGGACGAACACGCCTCGGCGCGTCTTCACATCGGAGACTGAGCTCACGTATCTGTTGGCCTTTGGAAATAACATTATGGCGGAGGTGCATCGTTTGGATGTCGAGATGTCGGAGAACGCAAAAACAAACCTCGTTAGCAGCATCTCGCATGAGTTACGAAGTCCTCTCCATGGTATTCTTGGCACGTCAGAAATACTTCGGGACACGGCGATGAGTGCACTTCAGCACGGATTGGTGCACACCATTGAATCATGTGGGCGAACATTGTTGGATACGATCAACCATTTGCTGGACTTTTCGAAGATAAACAATTTCCGGAAGGTAGGAAGCAACAACGCCATCCACAAACGAAAAAGCCCATCAAGACGATCCAAAATTACCGACCCATCATCTCACAGTGTGGATCCTTCCCGGCGGACTCGGCATAGAGGAATGATTAGTCTGAAGTCTAATATTCACTTGGATGCTGTTCTGGAAGAGGTAATAGAAAGTATCTTTGCTGGCCACAGTTTCTATCAAAGTCCACAAAGATCAATCGCCGTACACCATCCGAACGACATGGCAGTCGGTATCTTGGGGTCCTTCCAGAAAGCGGATCAAGTCAGCATCATCCTGGATATCGACGAAGCAGCCGAATGGCAGTTTTTCACCCAAATAGGCGCCTGGCGTCGCATCATGATGAACATATTTGGCAACGCCTTGAAGTACACCAAAACTGGCTTTATATTTGTGAAGCTAGCGGCATCGCCCGTTACTCCTTCCAAAAATGCCGTGCCTGGAGGGCCTAGTGATTTCAAAGTGTCCCTAACGGTCAAGGACACGGGTCAGGGTATGAGCATGGAGTATTTGCAAAATGGTTTATTCACTCCGTTCACGCAAGAAAACTCGCTTGCCCCTGGCAATGGGCTCGGGTTGAGCATTGTTCACCAGGCGGTCCGTTCTATGGGCGGTAATATCGAAGTCAGTTCGCTCCCGGGCCGTGGTACTGAAGTTTCAATTGGGGTTACTCTAAGTCATGTGCCCACTCCAAACGCCAAATTCAATTCCTCCGAACCCGAGCCCATTTTGAAAGTCAAACACGTTATCCGTGGCGCCACTGTGGGACTCCTGGAGCTAGGATCACCTGACGTGTCCGAGCGTGATACAATCCTCCGCACTTCTTTGGAGAAATTGTGCAAGAATTGGTTTGAGATGAGTGTCCATGTAGTGTCTACATCGGACGACGCTATCCCTTCGTACGATTTTTTCATTGCAGTGCAGACGGATACCAATCCCGTGAATACGTGGGAATCGTGGTTGTCAAAGACCCAGAACTATCCACATAGCAATGGTGAAAGCCAGAGAATACCGATTGTAGTGATTTGTGGGTCGCCCGAGGCAGCACATCTCATGTTTGTTGCAGCAAACCGATCGAATCACAAGGCTATTGTCGAATTCATCAGCCAGCCCTGTGGTCCGCGCAAGTTAGCCAAGGCATTAAACATATGCATTAGGCGACAACAATGTGGGGACCCTCTGACTGGACGTGACTCGAGAGTGGATCAACTTTCAGGGATAGAAAACAACTCGTTGACGGATTCACCTCCAATTTTCCGAGAAGACATTGAAGTACAAAGCACAGAGGATAAGATCGTTTTACAGAAAGATAAGGCAGACGCAGGAAGCAAGGCGACAGATCACGGATATTTCAATTTGGACGAAACAGAAGCCTCGCGACAACCCAAAAACACTACTATTTCACGAAATGATAGTGATGCCCTTTCTCTGCCAAATCGAGAGAGCTTGCCaaagatggaagaggaatcGACGTTGGCTGTCTTGTTGGTTGAAGACAATGATATCAATTTACAAATATTGATTGCACAtatgaagaaagaagggtATCAGTATACGACTGCTCGCAATGGTCTGGAAGCCTTGGACACCTTCAAAGCCCACCCTACACAATTCGGAGTGGTACTAATGGGTAAATTTTTTTTCTGA
- a CDS encoding uncharacterized protein (ID:PFLUO_009457-T1.cds;~source:funannotate): MVTATSGSGRILTLPNIKEQAYENRMTYAKKHGLEFMWANMTSYNLPHGEGLVWNKIPIIKEAFDRFPDAEWVWWVDIDMIIMNMTTNVYDHVLSRDGMARNVLLDKMISGAGGGDLGYRTPATYNYEDINFVISEDRWGMVAGTFFMRRSYWTTWLLDMWLEPLFVEKNWVFAENDAWTHMWMYHDIVRNHSVCVNQRSLNSYPSTNGLGQSWQPGDFLIHFAGCNGGGECPNDWKRYWNMRERVEVPMSVQNKLADGTAEIENVQQGVDMPF; encoded by the coding sequence ATGGTCACTGCAACCTCTGGCTCAGGTCGAATCTTGACATTGCCGAACATCAAGGAGCAAGCGTACGAAAACCGAATGACATACGCCAAAAAGCATGGTCTCGAGTTCATGTGGGCAAACATGACAAGTTACAATTTGCCCCATGGTGAAGGGCTGGTTTGGAATAAAATACCTATTATCAAAGAAGCTTTTGATCGCTTCCCTGACGCCGAATGGGTCTGGTGGGTAGACATCGACATGATCATCATGAACATGACGACCAATGTCTACGACCATGTGTTAAGTCGAGACGGAATGGCACGCAACGTTCTTCTCGATAAGATGATCAGCGGTGCAGGGGGAGGGGATCTCGGGTATCGTACTCCTGCTACGTACAACTACGAGGACATCAACTTCGTTATATCCGAGGATCGATGGGGCATGGTTGCAGGAACATTTTTCATGCGCCGCAGCTACTGGACCACTTGGCTACTCGATATGTGGCTTGAGCCACTTTTCGTCGAAAAGAACTGGGTATTTGCCGAAAACGATGCATGGACACACATGTGGATGTACCATGACATTGTACGGAATCACTCGGTCTGCGTCAATCAGCGATCTCTGAATTCCTATCCGTCAACAAATGGGCTTGGTCAAAGCTGGCAGCCAGGTGATTTTCTCATTCACTTTGCAGGTTGTAACGGGGGTGGGGAGTGTCCGAACGACTGGAAGAGATACTGGAATATGCGCGAACGGGTAGAGGTGCCTATGTCCGTGCAAAACAAGTTGGCAGATGGCACAGCGGAAATTGAAAATGTCCAGCAGGGGGTAGATATGCCTTTCTAA
- a CDS encoding uncharacterized protein (ID:PFLUO_009458-T1.cds;~source:funannotate), with product MAMYLGVVGVGGVGSAFIEQLGRLPNAPELILLSRSSQTLLSPKQDYSPRIPAADWAIAAATPLLIKTGHALSPKEMAEYLASAPGRAILVDTTTDLTLAQAYPLFLQKGISVVTPNKKGFSSDLSLWHAIFASAAQGNALVYHQATVGGSLPVLSTLRDLVATGDEIIRIEGVLSGSLSLLFDQFMPAHGSSDEQWSTLVAHAREIGHTEPDPRDDLNGMDFARKLTILARVIGLDVANPDSFPVESLIPAELSSLPSAAEFMDQLPRFDAQMNSLKDKARNQGKVVRYVGSIDVPTKAIKVGLQHFDEDSPIANLKGSQIISMYTKRYGDMPLILKGGGGGGEITAMAVMADLLKVMGRLN from the exons ATGGCCATGTATCTCGGCGTTGTCG GTGTCGGCGGCGTCGGCAGTGCCTTCATCGAACAGCTTGGACGACTTCCTAATGCCCCCGAGCTCATTCTgctctctcgctcatcgCAAACCCTACTATCTCCGAAGCAAGATTATTCGCCACGTATCCCTGCCGCTGACTGGGCAATTGCCGCGGCAACACCTTTGCTCATCAAGACAGGCCATGCTCTCTCGCCAAAAGAAATGGCCGAGTACCTCGCGTCTGCTCCAGGACGTGCTATCCTCGTGGATACTACAACTGACCTCACCCTGGCACAGGCATACCCCTTATTCTTGCAGAAGGGTATATCCGTGGTGACACCTAATAAAAAAGGATTCTCCTCGGATCTTTCGCTATGGCACGCCATTTTCGCTTCGGCGGCACAAGGAAATGCGCTTGTATACCACCAGGCGACGGTGGGTGGAAGTCTCCCAGTGTTGTCAACACTCCGGGATCTAGTCGCAACGGGCGATGAAATCATTCGGATCGAAGGAGTGCTATCAGGTTCACTGTCGCTTTTATTTGACCAATTCATGCCTGCGCATGGTAGCTCAGATGAGCAGTGGAGTACTCTTGTAGCACACGCCAGGGAAATAGGACATACGGAGCCGGATCCGCGTGATGATTTGAACGGCATGGATTTTGCACGGAAGCTGACGATCCTCGCGCGGGTCATTGGTCTTGACGTTGCCAACCCGGATTCCTTCCCTGTTGAGTCACTGATCCCAGCTGAGCTGTCGTCGCTGCCATCTGCTGCAGAGTTTATGGACCAGCTCCCTAGGTTCGATGCTCAAATGAACAGTCTGAAAGATAAGGCTCGGAATCAGGGTAAAGTTGTGCGGTACGTTGGCAGCATTGATGTAcccaccaaggccatcaaggTGGGCCTACAGCACTTTGACGAGGATAGCCCTATCGCCAATCTTAAGGGGAGCCAGATTATCAGCATGTATACTAAGCGCTACGGTGATATGCCACTGATTTTgaagggtggtggtggaggcggcgagatcacGGCTATGGCTGTGATGGCTGACTTGCTTAAAGTGATGGGGAGGCTAAACTAG
- a CDS encoding uncharacterized protein (ID:PFLUO_009459-T1.cds;~source:funannotate): protein MASSKRPNILFVMADDHAAKAISAYGAGINNTPHLDRLAKEGMLFNHCYVTNSICTPSRAAILTGQHNHVNDVMTLDSAINSRLPNVAKSMRTGGYATAMYGKWHMGEGRAHEPSGFDDWAVIPGQGEYWDPAFITKAGMANHPGYATDIITDLSLDFIKKNRQENPDKPFFVMCQHKAPHRSWECDDKHKELYKDPIRLPDTFTDDYKNRARAAKVAKMRVSDDLTYYDLGLVQPDGGSKHGLGEKMTNTWFFTDRKIKAPEDITKFKLIDKEDGTVFTFQSHTELTEFKFQRYMQRYLRTIQSIDDNMGRMLQYLEDEGLADNTVVIYTSDQGFFLGEHGWFDKRFMYEESFQMPFLIKYPNLIKPGSVCNDIVCNVDFAPTFLDLAGLRVPSYMQGVTFKSLLQGTTPEGWQQVAYHRYWMHNDMVHGCYAHYGIRNKRYKLIYWYNDGLGIEGTGPADDHKEWELFDCQEDPLELFNCHSEPKYADVVKEMTELLEDKMADIGDVPVHFGHWAASEGVGPQIGAGSGEVKY from the coding sequence ATGGCATCATCGAAACGCCCCaacatcctcttcgtcatggcGGACGACCATgccgccaaggccatctcAGCATATGGCGCAGGAATTAACAACACGCCACACCTTGACCGAttggccaaggagggcatGCTGTTTAACCACTGCTATGTGACTAACAGCATTTGCACCCCATCTCGAGCGGCGATTCTCACTGGCCAACATAACCATGTCAACGATGTGATGACGCTGGACAGTGCAATCAACAGCCGGCTTCCTAATGTGGCCAAATCAATGCGGACTGGCGGTTATGCTACAGCCATGTACGGAAAGTGGCACATGGGAGAGGGCAGAGCCCATGAGCCGTCTGGGTTTGACGACTGGGCGGTCATCCCTGGTCAGGGTGAATACTGGGACCCGGCTTTCATCACCAAAGCTGGTATGGCCAACCATCCGGGTTATGCCACCGATATCATTACCGACTTGAGCTTGGATTTCATTAAGAAAAACCGTCAGGAGAATCCTGACAAGCCCTTCTTCGTGATGTGCCAGCACAAGGCACCCCACCGCAGCTGGGAGTGTGACGACAAACACAAAGAGCTCTACAAGGACCCGATCCGCTTGCCCGACACTTTCACCGATGACTACAAGAACCGTGCCCGCGCGGCCAAGGTTGCGAAAATGCGTGTCAGCGACGACCTCACCTACTATGACTTGGGCTTGGTCCAGCCTGACGGCGGCTCTAAGCATGGCCTCGGAGAGAAAATGACAAACACTTGGTTCTTCACGGACCGCAAGATCAAAGCCCCCGAAGACATCACCAAATTCAAGCTCATAGATAAGGAAGACGGGACTGTGTTCACCTTCCAGAGTCACACCGAACTTACCGAGTTCAAATTCCAGCGCTACATGCAGCGGTATCTTCGCACCATTCAAAGCATCGATGACAACATGGGCCGCATGCTTCAGTAccttgaagatgaaggtCTTGCCGATAATACCGTTGTGATATATACTAGCGACCAGggtttcttcctcggtgagCATGGCTGGTTTGACAAGCGCTTTATGTATGAAGAGAGCTTTCAGATGCCATTCCTGATCAAGTACCCCAACTTGATCAAGCCGGGCTCTGTTTGCAACGACATTGTTTGCAATGTGGACTTTGCACCTACATTCCTCGACCTCGCTGGGCTGAGAGTTCCTAGTTACATGCAGGGAGTTACCTTCAAGAGTCTGCTTCAAGGAACAACCCCTGAGGGGTGGCAGCAGGTTGCGTACCATCGATACTGGATGCATAATGATATGGTCCACGGCTGCTATGCCCACTACGGAATCCGGAACAAGCGATACAAGCTGATCTACTGGTATAACGACGGCTTAGGCATTGAGGGCACAGGGCCTGCCGATGATCACAAAGAGTGGGAGTTATTCGATTGTCAGGAAGACCCGCTCGAGCTATTCAACTGCCACAGCGAGCCCAAGTATGCCGACGTCGTCAAAGAAATGACTGAACTGCTTGAAGACAAGATGGCGGATATTGGAGACGTTCCTGTGCACTTTGGACATTGGGCAGCGTCGGAAGGTGTCGGGCCTCAGATTGGGGCCGGATCTGGTGAAGTTAAATATTAg